Genomic segment of Harmonia axyridis chromosome 6, icHarAxyr1.1, whole genome shotgun sequence:
tcgaaattaattaatttttttatatttatttgacaTTGTTACACACATGGCATAAATCTAGGGATATTCTCTTGAATTTTGTAATTTGtagttttaaatttttcctGTAGGTATTTCCattctttcaattttgatatttttcctataaTCACATCAGAATATAAAGATTTATCTTTATTCTGATTAGGATGTTGAAAATATGGAACTGATCAAATCAACATGTGTTAGCCAGGCTGTATTGTTGTGAATGGATTTGCAGAATTAAGATTTTAAGAAaacataaaaactgcatgataACAATATGGTAGCAAAATATTGTCAAGTCAGCCTAATGGCTGACATATGGCATCGTTCATGAAATAAGAAATATCCTTAGATTTTAAACACGTGTTTATTATcatatttggaaatttttattattgatgtCTGAATATGGATTCTATCAAtgcaaaattaattgaatatcttcaaacgttcaataaaattatttctttatCATCGAGTAATATTTAATGGAATATTACACGATAAGAAGGAAATAGAattagtttttaaaattttgaatcgCGTGCACGAACAAGATGATAAAAACAATTGAACAACtagtttttttattaaattcatGTGAATGCTTTttttagtttctgaaaaatgcaatatgaaattttctaattttcactTAACAACAAAATTTAAGAGAGTTATTTAGTGATGTATATCGTTCTTTGATTTCATTCAAAAGTTCAAAATATCTGaaagagaaataataaaaattttaactaATTCTGCAGAATTtactatttgaaaaattttcaaaaaaaaaaaaaaacacaaacgcCTTCTGGTCGAAATCGAACTCGAACTCAGCAAGTCTCGACAAGAAAACGTGAACCCATTATCCGCATCGTGAGAAAATAAGCGAAATgacgaaatattcaaaagaacAACCAAACAATACAAAAAACTCTAAAGGTAGCACACAATGACTTCTGGATCGCTATTATTACGAGATCTTAGGTGAAACGGGGGTGTGTGTGTAACTTGGCCATTATACTCCTCAAGCCCAAGAAAAGGAACCACATACGCTTGCGACATGTAAGAGAGAGAGAGACAGAGACGCGACCGCGGAAGAAAAGGAGCAGTTGCGTCACGTTGTGATCTCACAGGTCCAGACAAGTCGAAGAAATCGGAAAGGAATCGACAAGTCTGAACACTGAGACAGGGAAATTGTATGCCAAAGAAATCGATTAACATGATGGAAGTTGCATATAATTATACTGAGAAATTATAAATGCATTTAATTATAGGTATATTAGGAtacaaacttgaaaaaatcattgatataataattattctgcAAAAATGTAactaaatataataatgaaactaTCCACCTGAATATTTCTTCATATATGAAGTTTGAAACAATTTCAGATATAAGTGGATTTTAAATTGAAAGCAGACATCGATTCATGTTATGTTCTTATTTCTTTTGTAGTTGGAATTTCTCAAAACTTCTTATTAAACGAAATACTGGGGTGGAAAGTTTTATATGAAAcgtgaaaatataattgatgttTCTCtgatttgaaagaaaaacaacTTTGGGCGGTATCAAGATCAGGATTTAATGTGTGAACTCTCTACTTTCTTAATCCAAAAAGTGAACTATTCAAGGTAGATAGATGAATAGTTAAAATTCACCCAAAACGTGAATTTAGAATTCCATGAATTTTTCCCCAAACATTCTATCATAATCAATTATTAATTACgtattatcaaataaataacTCGATTGTAATTTCCCCGTCCGTTCCATTGACCACAACGAACCCAACACAAAAAACCAAAACCCGTAACCGAAAATTCATTGAACAACTTTTAGTTTCAGGCTATCGAAAAAGAAGTTGAGGTACCGTCCGACCGCCAAAAACAATGGAAGAACGAAGAAGCGAGGAGGAACAATTTCGAACACGTGGGCCAGTAAATCAAACCATTTAAAGCAATCGTGCCTCGGAGCAGGTCCAGATTAAAATCACCAACCTGTTTTTCGACTTCCACCATCATCATATACTGGCCGTCAGATAGAATGAAGAGAGAGAATGGGACCTTCTCTCCTCTTGATGGATCGTCAACGTCCAGAGTTGTTACTTTACGACTTGTAATTAAACGGAGATTGATGCTTgtcgaaatttatttttaccCAGCCCTTTCCTTTCAGTTCATCTCGAATATCACGATTTATATTACGGTATCCCAACTGAAATTGAAGGGACTACCGttttttttgattcaataagaaatcatattttaacaCCAATTTGATTCAtctaataaaattcataatgaataaaaatcgGAAGGTCAGGAAAAGATTCATGATAAATTGACGTACTGTAATTATTTAACAAAACGAGAAGTAGAGTAAAAATAATCTACTTGAGCTTGCTAAAAAATAATTCGACCTAATGAATTAGGTAGTAGAAAGAGAAttacaaaaaaacaataatcaATGCTAAGTGATGCCTTCAACTCTGTGAAGAAATTAATTCTTTCAGAACTGAATCAATATATATTATCTCTCATTATCATTTCGACCTGAAGGTTAAAAGGAATAAATCAAAGCACACTGGTGCTGGAATTAGAGTGAATGTTGTTGATCTATCGCAACTTTACCTAACCCAACTTCCCTAATCAGAATAAAGCACGGACGAATACGTAAAAGACATCACCCCATTCTTACACAATAGAAGATATTTCGAGGCAAAATGCAATCTTGAACCGATACAATAAAATTCCATAAATCTCGAAGTTGTTTACCCCATCATCAACAGGTAGCAGGTAGCAATTACCATAAAACCACACGTGTGCAACAAAGCCTTCCTCGGTCCACCCTTGCGTCCATCCCTTTCGATCCAAATCCCCCAATTGTAAGTTTTCAACGATTGCATAGAGAAATTCCGATATATGTACCGTTCAATGGGGTCCTTTAAAAGGGTCAAGCTCTACACGTATAAAAGTAAAAGGATACGAGGAGAGGGTGAGGTaaaattgaaatctgaaaaCATCGAAAACACCCCTACGCTTACCATCTGCCTTCCCGAGTGTGGGAACCTCGTAGGAATCGCGATTCTCACGGTTCCCAAGGACCGGCACCACCCTATACGAGCCCTACGAATCGAGGCGTGCCTACACTGCACGACTGAAAAGGGGACGACGACGGGAGCGTGGTTCGCACACGCAAACCTACACGCTGCTTTTTTTgcgttttgtatttttttttcagatgactAAATGAAATGCAATTatttattcgataaaaaaaGGACTGAAAAGAGGTATTTGTCGAAGCAGACAAtggatattaatttttttattcgattgacCTTCGTCATATCTAAACTGCTCGATTATTAAACGAGTCCTCATTTAAATGTTGtatctttattaatattttaactAATAAAGTATTGATGATTATGAGatatctttttcttttgatttccTTCATAATATTCAGTTGAAATCCAAACATCCTTTCACCCTTGATGATAAGAAGCTAATGaacattttaattttattgaatagcagaaatttaatattattcaataaaaattccatGGTATTAATCAATAACTCAATATATGCATATAATTATCTGATTGAGATTTGACCATTATCGATTGAAATgagttaaaatgaaaatttaaccAGATATAAGAACGATAAAATATCCATAGATAAGTTCATTTTGTTAAACTGTATATGTAAATGCTATAAACTAAACGGCTAATGACCAAGCAGTCGATGccgatatttcaatgaaaaaaagttcacatGATGATTACATGATGAAGAATTTACTAAGGAGCACAAGATTCCTTGAACTAATTgaagtgaaaataaataaatgatatgactcTATAGGACTTCCTGATGGATGCTATATTTGGACATATTAAATCAATTGCGCTGCAGCAATGTTTAAACCATAGTGTAGTAAGCCAAAATCCACTCAAGGTTTTAGTGttacagaagaagaagaagaatgttCAATACATTGGCATAATTGATGCTGTCAAGGTAGgtatttaatatttcaaaacaaaaaaccCAAAACATTAGGCAATACATAGTTCCTCAAAAACGCATGACCTAAAAAACATATTCAATCTTTGATTTTTCAACCTTAATCATCCTTGTCAGGAATAATATGTTCTAAGATGCAttgtaataatttaattttgacaGAAAGTAACCTAAACATTTCGTGTAGAATCCAAGTCGGGTATTGTGATaatcaaaaaatgaaaagaataaaaatgtcaGAAGGTCATCTCTACCCCCATCGAAGCAACAAGTGCATCGTCGAAACAAAAACGTCCCCATCCTCGTATCTTTGTCGAGCAGTGTATACGAAGAGAGCGTACGTACACACTACCTAGTCCCATTTCACTCGCACTCGCACAGTCGACCGTGGTCCCCTCGAAAACGAACACCTGTCCATTTACGCTCTTCCTATAGGTTCTTGGGGTTCTTACAGCGATCCCCACCCACCCCTAAGGTATCTCCAGTGCGTATAAATACGCCACAGCCACCCTCAATCCGCATCATTCTCGCTTCAGAGTTCAAGCAATCGCTAGCTAAGCTAATcttatattatcaaaaatataccACGCAAAATGAGTACCAACTTCGAGTACATAATGTCTTCGAACAACTCGGTCAACGAGAACAAGTACAACACCAAGAAATCCAAGAGTGCAGTGCATCAACTCAAGTCCGTTATCAGGCCGATCGTGAACcttatcaagaagaagaagaacagcTACAGGAGTTCCCCCCAGCCCGACTACTTCAGAGACGAAGACGAGGTCAGCGATAACCTGGCCAACGAGAAGCTGGAAAGGGAGATCTTCGGCGAAATCGACGCTTGCCACGAATTCGCGGCTATCCCTATCTACGAAGATGGTCGCATGCAAATCGAGCCAGTGTATAGGGGTCAAAGGTACATCCCGGTTCACTTCGCCAAGACTGAAGCTGGCACCTTCTTCTGGACTACCATGGTCGGAGCCGATTACGACATCGACACTAAAGGCGATATGAACGCCATCACCTACAACCAGAACGCCGAGATCCAAGTGGCAGATAGATGGGCCCAAGCTTAATTTTTTATCTCAAAATTTTGagagatattgtgatttataatttgctcaatttttttgactgatTTTGTGATATTAATGTAGGTTTGTTGTACCTTACAAACGCACCTCTTGTGATCGATGGCTttaattgtttatgaatatgtatatatttttattatatgacaACGTCTTCCATTTATgatgaatattaaaataaaattgtttattttcctATTTCTGCTTTTCAATACCCCTAAAAAGGGCTCTAACATCCACACCAACCCAAAATAAACTCGATAATctacaaaaatgaaatatttcaaaaaaaaaagatgacatatttaaaatattcaaatgatataGTGAAGAAGTTGTTAAATCTAAACATCTTCGAAATGTTTCTTGTGTGTTTTCTGGGATACACGTGTTCCGAGAAACCAGTATTTACCTCTCTAGTTTTAATATGCCTGAGGTACAAGGGTTTTAAATTTCTACAGGTATTTACGGCGGACCGGCCAAATCGAGGCTAAGTCACGGTGGtaggaaatttattatttgtttggttGTCTCTCCGGTTTGATTTTTTACCTGGAGCGGCTAAGGAATTTCGATTGTGAAGCGTAGGGGTCCGATGGATCGGACATCGTTTctggaatttcaatttttttttagagtgaAGAATATTAGCCCCTACTTGGATTTGAATATTATACAGGTATCGTTTATCGTCTGAACAAATTAGGAATTTAATGAAGCCGGGATATTTTGATTACAGAAAGTACGATATCACGAGTTATTTATTTCCAAATATAATTGAATGATGATCGGTCTTAAGAACTTTTGAGAATGTAACAAGTCGAGACTATAAGTACctgttcttaaaaaaaattgatttgtttTTTAGATTCCGGATATTCAAGAACATcgaaagaattttttgaaatatttcagttgaattAGATATCTTTCATTGATCCTCTTATTCTATATTTCCTTATTACTCACCTTTTCAGTGCAAAAGAGTTATAATAATATCATGGATATCAAGTTCGAAACTTGCTAGTTTTTTAGGAATAGGTCTCTATTGATGAAGAATCAGtgctcaaattgaatttcattcgtCCATTCGTTAACCAAATCCACAATTTGTCAAAATAAGACCTTTGAGTATAGGTATGCGATGAAATTGGTAATCCAAAATATTAGCATATATCTGAAAAAACAAGTTTTTGAATTCAGGGATCAAGCAGAGATGATGACAGCTCTTTCATACAAATGTAGAATTTTTTAGGGAAAACTTAGAACTTAAAATTTCAGATCTTAGTGGAAATGGGTATATAAGCATTAAGAAATGGTGCAAACTTATCGGTCTACCGGAAACTTTCGGTAAATTCCGTTCTAGAAGAGCGGTGGTTTTACGATATCGCTAAATGGCGTCATAGCCGAAAACGCACGTGCTAAAAGGAccgattcaaaaaaaaaactcgccaAGGTTTTCCATCAACGACGACACCCGTCATTAGCAAGTTTTTCACATATTATCGGCAAGATCCAGGTCGGGCATCTACCTGTCGTTCGACACACAGGTACCCTGATCTTTTTCATTAGCTCATCATAAAATTCACATCTCGGTTAATGGCGCGGAccaaaaatccgaaaaaaaatatcgcTCGGAAAGCCATCAAATGATTCACGTCCTGCAGCGACCGCCCACCTCCTCACTTTGTTGGCCTTTTTTACACCCCGATCGTGCACGTGAATCGCCCCGGGCCAGAAATAATGACCTGGTCGAAGGTACTCTGGACGTACCTTTCGAGAGACACCCCGGTGGGAAAGAACGCCGTCCGTTTCTTGAGGGTTATTATGTTGTACGGGTGACTCATAAAGATGCGCCCTTCATAATGGGAGATGAGGTGGTAAGAATGATTCACGATTGACTTTTCGTAAAATTAATCGACTATGAAACTCATTTCTTGCCCGTCATAACTCTTGCGGTTGTGACGACTGTTTAGATAAATATTTCAGAGTTATTCTTTTCCTACTGGCTTTCGAAGGGTATAAAAGAGTCCTAACGACTCGTTTATTGACTGCAGTTTAGGGACATCGAAGAAAAGGTCAAGTCGTAATTTTACCCTTTCTAATTTTGCCCTCTAAAATTACAGCTAAATAATAATAGAGAGACAGAGGGTTTCAAAAGGCTGATCGATTCTTTGAACCTTGTtaacataaaaatatatatttttatctttCTTTTCTTAGATCAATTATGGGACTGTTAATATTTAATCGAAAATCACTATAATTCGAATGGAAATTTTCGGAaacttatatttatttcatatgaaatattttccatgacaaaAGTTATCAATCACTTTTTAAATTCCTATGTGTAGAACTTCAAAAAATTACTAACAGGTAGAATCCCAACAAACAATAGTGACCAATAATGGGTACTATTTTACTGTTGGTCAAACGAAAACCCACCATCATAAATCCTTCAGCTAAAGGCGATAGAGGACAATTGAGGCGTACTTTTTGGCTCGTGCTGAAAGATATGCATCTTCGGAGTTGTTTATTTAAGAAATAACCTTTATATTGAGGTTGCCACTTGATGTTTTTTTCTACCCGACAACGTTTAACTccatataataatatttatgacCAGATCTTCCAGATGACAGTAATAACCACTTCAAAAAAGATTCCggattcaaataaaaacaagaCAAAACATCGAACATTATACACATTATTTTTCGAGCGAGAAGATCAATCTAAAAATTACCTTTACATTCCCATGTTAGGGAAAGAGCGAAAAAATGTATAGATTGAGATCGACGAGATAATATCCGAGTGTTCAGCTCTAAATTAGTCTCTATGATGCCGGGACTAGTAGATAATTAGGCGTAGCGGATAATTTTAATGGCAGCACAGATTACGCCGTCCAATTAGGGGAAAGAGCGCACGTCGCAATTCAGCGAGgtgttttatttttccatttatcGGCGCTCATTATCGTCTACAGAGGCGCGGAGAAGCGATCGCAATAACAAAGTAATAATCCGTCTAGCCGTGCCCACGGCCATAGAAAGGAGATAAGAGAGAAGAAAAGAAGTCCGTAATAATAAAGCATGGTAGACCATCAACAAGTAGATGACACGAGTATCGCTCGCTTCGGTTCTGAACACGTGTTCACTCCGAATCGTGGGAATAAAGGCAGATGTGCGTAGTAGGCTATCTTATGAATCACGCATCGGATTCTTATGCATGGGCATACGTCTCGGCTCGGCTAAGGCTCGACACACACCTCTACGTCGAATCTGCTCAAGAATTTTCGTTGgttcaaaataatattaatcCTTTAGAAGACAAGATTGAGTGAATCAAAAATCTGATTGAGAATCAATATTCACCTCCTAGTaggaaaaaacagaaatataaaaaatgttacCCGAAAAAAGTTCATCTTTAGACAGATTATAagctttttgaaaatttgaactaACTGTGATTTTCCTTCTCGTTCATATTTTTCCTTTTAAATCGTCCACCATTTCAACTCGTCTAGAAGTTAGTTCCGAAATAAAGTGGTTGCAGGATCTTCGAAACAGACGCCACGTGTATGTAAGCTTTACGCATAAATATATCTGTTAACCGAAGTGGGCTTTTAAAACTTGTACGTCGACTGCCTTTCCtgttttttgaattctttcaaCATAATTAGTCATATTTCTTGCTATCTGAATTTCTTATTAATGAATTGGCAGCGGTATGGCggaaaatttctaatttttatcCATTAACATATGACAGGTGCTCCGCGTGATATTCGCCATAATTTATTTAGGAGGATCGCGTAGGCCGAAAAGCAAATAGGACGACAACTTGACATGTTATTATTATGACAAGGATTTTTGGGCGTTCAACTTAATTTATTCGTCGGTGGGGTAGttaatattattttaaatttgaacatcaatcattttttgtttaatcttaaaatttgaattaattactGTTTTCGTTTGAGTTGCAGATCGTGGCAGTTGAGATTAAGGCGTGGAAAAAGCGTGAGACGTATGTTAGCCCTAAACACGATTCGACCATGAGGAAACTCGGCGTAAAAATTCTCGTAGAGGCAAAAAAGGTTCCGTTTCCCGCTTGTTTTCAGAAACGTCACGTATCCGCGCGGAATGCGATACATTTAGCGAATAAGGAAGAAACAATCGATAGTTTACGAGTCCGACAGGTCCATAAGGAAACCAGATCCGCGTTAATGACGTAACAACACATGGCTAATTCGAAAGGCAAGATATGTCACGTTTGACGGCGGCCAGCGTAACCCATCGCATACCTCGGATCGTGGGAAACGGGAGGGTGTCATGCACGGTGAAACCACCGCTTTACGCACATGTTGCCGCGTTTTAAATATAGCATCGCTAGACCGAGACAATTAGCCACTTGCGCGCTGTGAGAAAATACAGACGTTTGTTTTGGTATTCGCCACATGTGGCCGTCGCAATTTGGATTTGGCGATGGAAAACCCACAGAGTGAGACGAACTACATggcaaaaatatattcaaattaatatattctTTCTACTATGTTATTTAAAAATTGAAGTAGAGATTCTCTTCAAAAGAAAAGATTCcattcaaatgaagaaattctTCGAATTCATTATATCTACGTAACACAATTTCATGTTTATTCATCTGGAATCATTCATACTTCAATGAATATAAAATTCCCATTTATAAATTACTCCATTGATAAATTCATTTAATGAaaacggcagttttgtttgcgCAAACTACTCATTCACAATCAAGTAGCTATTCGACTTGGTGactcaaaaaaattatcgaattgTTGTGTTATGCCATCACAAGCCTCCAAAGGTCAATTAATTCCAATCCATGTGCGCACACACTTCGAATCCCATAAACCTCCGACTCCTGGTGCCACGAAAACTGCCTCGCGTCACACCTAATTACTTGCAGTAGTCGTCGTTTAGTAGCTCATGTCCGAATCAACACAATTATACACGTCGTCGGTCCGACGGAGCGCGGCGTACCTTAGGGGGACCTGGGGGGGCCACGGGGAGGGTGCCCACCGTGGGAACCCGATCGACACGCTCCGCAGGATGGGAATGCGCCGGAGACGATGCCGCTCGTTTTTGTCGATTCGTAATCGCGAGTTACACGCGTGCTGAGCACGAGAGCGCAACGGTCGGCTGATCCTGGAGGTGCTGAGGAATTCGCGATACCTACTGCTGATCGATTTCAGGCAATAACCATTGTGAATCATTCCGACGTTAATATAGGTTATTAATGGTCTTGGCAATAATAGACCGACCTTACAAATTGGAGCGGTTCACAGATTGAAGATTTCGGAACGATGATCGTAATTATCTACCTATCTAGGTACTTATTAGGTTCAAATTGAGACTAAAAATCGGTGCAGTTCCGGCTTGGCGTCAGGAGtccttgaaaatcttgaaatatttaGAAAACGAACTATGAAATGCAGGCAATGTGGCGAATTATAAATTGGTTGATTGAATATTATCAATAAATTTGCTAAATTCGTAGACTTAATCAAAAAATGTtgttcgattatttattttactgTTTCGTGATCCACAAGAGTAATGTTGATTAGAAGTAGAAG
This window contains:
- the LOC123683412 gene encoding enhancer of split malpha protein-like, yielding MSTNFEYIMSSNNSVNENKYNTKKSKSAVHQLKSVIRPIVNLIKKKKNSYRSSPQPDYFRDEDEVSDNLANEKLEREIFGEIDACHEFAAIPIYEDGRMQIEPVYRGQRYIPVHFAKTEAGTFFWTTMVGADYDIDTKGDMNAITYNQNAEIQVADRWAQA